A part of Aspergillus flavus chromosome 1, complete sequence genomic DNA contains:
- a CDS encoding DnaJ domain protein codes for MVKADVRRDYYADLGLAPNADAEDIKKQFRKLALKYHPDRNPGKEVEFIAKFQAIQAANEILSDPQQRLRYDTDRLRAGYGKYYGPPKSNSPRKAPTKNYPSSPSAKPQTAKPSFSSRPQSFHSGPSSGAQRYASYARAAPKQPWEKMQDEGQTRADAYRGFQDMKGNHTSGWSQFDPRTGRSGYSGAMPRTNASSAGQSTRPKSAYEYFKTSPKSAGSESTRAHSTKKKQGFAPRSAGGDEPMAPNTSSYSNVPRNERPQMRDFFGPAPSPTARKAAAGFQNREENSSTPEVERTGSKYAGTGGERTFFSSAWLGRSASMRESPGSPKPHARTNPPSPTPPESGRHRSASPKFKTDHNRNYSSTSSSDTDEDVDPEHKPKAVPKSRLRAHQRFANFYTQQKFNSRTGHDSESTSSARNMFGAKTDDPFVQSQSPRFRDVPPNGTFNSRSHDDLRKPFSATSWNTTDFFTPSSSDKEQPQPKQGSSSRGRTATRNSPGRASHSASTSNPDPSRSGSTFQQQPTAFAEGKFSADDWADKFKDLLWAMPKDGGHQQQQQPGNTQRPRSPRKHTRSATKTRVAPQAASVATEAEEAKATVGGDHDKQDSAGTGEEDGEAMDLDDDSPAKNTTVESDKAAKSKEVPPSKPTPPSSGNGGKGEDTKPTSPHFDLKNLGKTAPFTSTTDGGIEDLQDIHSSLPFESRAKSQRTSVRDIRPRELICPNPPKRPRPPQAVPISAGSQQLGLPRIAWDRYVAEMNTYMREWNNFNRRMLHHFNARQEAIETGMAANWISAVGDSTRLKINGQDEDTDDKGGDGNDSDEEMVPGGKGGYSAYLRGLDEDAKVLKHWEVARELHRECILKLGQTREWILNGGKVI; via the exons ATGGTAAAGGCGGACGTCCGGAGGGATTATTATGCAGACTTAGGTCTTGCGCCCAATGCGGACGCtgaagatatcaagaagcAGTTTAGGAAACTAG CTCTTAAATACCATCCGGACCGAAATCCTGGCAAAGAGGTGGAATTCATTGCCAAGTTCCAAGCCATTCAAGCTGCAAATGAGATTCTCAGCGATCCTCAACAACGGTTGAGGTACGACACGGACCGCTTACGTGCTGGGTACGGAAAGTACTATGGACCACCTAAGTCCAACTCCCCTCGAAAAGCTCCCACCAAGAACTATCCTTCGTCGCCTTCAGCAAAACCTCAAACTGCGAAACCATCGTTCTCGTCGCGACCGCAGTCATTCCACAGCGGTCCTTCTTCTGGCGCCCAAAGATATGCAAGCTACGCGCGGGCAGCCCCCAAACAACcgtgggagaagatgcaggaTGAAGGACAGACACGGGCTGATGCATATCGCGGGTTTCAAGACATGAAGGGGAACCACACGTCTGGTTGGTCCCAGTTTGACCCTCGCACAGGGCGCTCAGGGTACTCAGGTGCTATGCCCCGAACCAATGCCTCTTCTGCGGGTCAATCGACAAGGCCCAAATCTGCGTACGAGTATTTCAAGACATCTCCCAAGTCAGCTGGTTCAGAGTCCACCCGTGCGCATTCtacaaaaaagaagcaagGGTTTGCCCCGCGGTCTGCTGGTGGGGATGAGCCTATGGCCCCGAACACTTCTTCTTATTCGAATGTTCCTCGGAATGAACGGCCTCAGATGAGAGATTTCTTTGGTCCTGCTCCCTCCCCAACAGCTAGAAAGGCTGCTGCAGGTTTCCAGAACCGTGAGGAAAATTCAAGTACGCCGGAAGTTGAGCGAACAGGTAGCAAGTACGCTGGTactggaggagaaagaaccTTCTTCTCGAGTGCCTGGCTCGGGCGCTCTGCAAGTATGCGTGAATCACCCGGAAGTCCTAAGCCTCATGCGCGAACAAACCCACCTAGCCCGACTCCCCCAGAATCTGGCAGGCATCGAAGCGCAAGCCCCAAATTCAAAACTGACCATAATCGGAACTATTCCTCTACAAGTTCAAGCGACACCGACGAGGACGTCGACCCGGAGCACAAGCCCAAGGCGGTTCCCAAGAGCAGGCTTCGGGCTCACCAGAGATTTGCTAACTTTTACACTCAGCAAAAATTTAACTCCAGAACTG GACATGATTCTGAGAGCACCTCTTCAGCCCGAAACATGTTTGGAGCTAAAACCGATGATCCATTCGTACA ATCGCAATCTCCTAGATTTCGAGACGTTCCGCCAAATGGGACCTTCAACAGTAGGAGTCATGACGACCTGCGGAAGCCATTTTCAGCAACTAGTTGGAACACCACTGACTTCTTTactccatcatcttcggATAAAGAACAGCCCCAACCAAAGCAAGGTTCATCTAGTCGCGGGCGGACCGCTACTAGGAACAGCCCTGGTCGAGCAAGCCACTCTGCAAGTACATCTAATCCTGATCCTTCCCGGTCTGGCTCAACGTTTCAGCAACAACCTACTGCATTTGCTGAGGGCAAGTTTTCTGCGGATGACTGGGCGGATAAGTTCAAGGACCTACTATGGGCCATGCCGAAGGACGGCGGgcatcagcaacagcaacagcccgGGAATACCCAGCGTCCACGGAGTCCCCGTAAACATACTCGGTCCGCTACTAAAACACGAGTCGCGCCCCAAGCTGCTAGTGTTGCGACTGAGGCTgaggaagcaaaggcaaCAGTCGGTGGTGACCATGACAAGCAAGACTCGGCTGGAAcaggagaggaagatggagaagctATGGATCTAGACGACGACTCCCCTGCAAAGAATACGACGGTGGAGTCAGATAAAGCagccaaaagcaaagaggtGCCTCCGTCAAAACCCACTCCGCCTTCAAGTGGTAACGGAGGAAAGGGAGAGGATACGAAGCCCACAAGTCCCCACTTTGACCTCAAGAATCTGGGTAAGACAGCACCATTCACAAGCACTACGGATGGTGGCATCGAAGATCTACAAGACATCCATTCGAGCTTGCCATTTGAATCCCGCGCCAAATCCCAAAGGACATCGGTGCGCGATATACGCCCCCGAGAGCTTATTTGCCCAAACCCACCGAAACGACCGCGACCACCACAAGCGGTGCCAATCAGCGCTGGCTCCCAACAGCTGGGGCTGCCTCGGATAGCATGGGACAGGTATGTGGCAGAGATGAATACTTACATGCGCGAATGGAATAACTTTAATCGACGCATGCTCCATCATTTCAATGCACGTCAGGAGGCCATCGAGACTGGAATGGCAGCAAACTGGATAAGTGCCGTTGGTGATTCGACGCGCTTAAAGATCAACGGCCAGGATGAGGACACCGATGACAAAGGGGGCGATGGTAATGATAGTGACGAGGAGATGGTGCCGGGTGGCAAGGGCGGCTACAGCGCATATCTACGCGGATTAGATGAAGACGCCAAAGTACTGAAGCATTGGGAAGTAGCACGGGAGTTGCATCGGGAGTGTATACTGAAACTGGGGCAGACGCGGGAGTGGATTCTGAATGGAGGGAAAGTCATCTGA
- a CDS encoding putative C6 transcription factor: MLNPTSPASPTSIGRKRPRPPTEPSSIHPESLAQSHQHTPANVSSTASASNSSSFRNVSACNRCRLRKNRCDQRLPRCQSCEKAGVRCVGYDPITKREIPRSYVYFLEARVTYLEKVLMEHQIDYKGAVAFDEEEAVKVETGHDPAQTKMASSDAPAGAEVLASDGSDKLTRMKGEKEGSVSRTDKHNENAEDAENNADPEKEDNWRINNLVSNIGMVSVQGTSDPRYLGSTSGISFARVVFAAVKSSVPGNASERGPMRPSERLPHSATGTAGSTGRDSFFGLQTRPMMKCAAFPERELAEKLSGLYFEHANPQIPILHRNDFMELLDRTYAVDEKSRSPRSLYMLNIVFAIGAGIIFEDKPGDEKGSGRERSPSTSKRPRLSNHQYQPEEYHASAIIHLESFVGAPSTNDGFGALEELQAVLLLANFALLRPVAPGLWYIVGVAMRLAVDLGLHYEDGTGIDTLADESLNHPQRRAEDTDKPRIDTRERGRREWVRDLRRRLWWCVYSFDRLVSCCVGRPFGISDQAISTEFPSLLEDQYITKSGIVVPPEGAPSYKHAAHHYFKLRVLQSEIQDVLQHQQSRFAKHKVPYAARRFTRSDLISPFLQGFDSFRSWRKDIHRRLIEWQQTAPTKRDTGVQFSVEFLELNYWQAVIMLYQQSLTVPAELADEVTPAEDVSSPSFSNVDEADDEDDIYYKVAEAGQKVIRIYRQMHRVRLVNYTYLATHHIFMAGISFLYAIWHSPVVRSRLTLDEVDFTVLAATSVLGDLVHKCPPAEACRDAFERMSKATVQMSLSTTGFGSQVDLTRFQANAIITQNASAMYAGRNRQNGRYTMDQRQRPPLGQSRRQTQTRSTRPIPRFDMNLGDLFNDNSVPERHGTRRSMQSYSSRPEFSDVSSSTFASERPNRPQRTPSMEYYGNYESPVSPQTQQQYVYGNSPQHSGSPSSVTANPSHHQFQPTDQEISSTGISLDFLDFDVAGTEGQVPLGSDENPDYDLQAVPSLGHGAGHSVGIDLGFGMAVDFQHDWSENANYDLLEGYFFGGSGAGPSADG, from the exons ATGCTGAACCCTACTTCCCCGGCTTCGCCGACCTCCATAGGGAGAAAACGACCACGCCCGCCTACTGAGCCTTCTTCAATTCACCCTGAGTCGCTGGCGCAATCTCATCAACATACACCGGCAAACGTTTCCTCCACCGCCTCAGCCTCGAATTCCTCCTCGTTCCGCAATGTGTCCGCCTGCAACCGTTGCCGCCTGCGCAAGAACCGCTGCGACCAACGGCTTCCTCGATGTCAGTCCTGCGAAAAAGCCGGCGTCCGATGTGTCGGATATGATCCCATCACCAAGAGGGAGATCCCCCGGAGCTACGTATACTTCCTGGAGGCTCGTGTGACATACCTGGAGAAGGTACTGATGGAACATCAAATCGACTATAAGGGAGCAGTAGcttttgatgaagaagaagcggttAAGGTGGAGACTGGCCATGATCCTGCTCAAACAAAGATGGCTAGCTCGGACGCGCCTGCAGGTGCCGAAGTGCTGGCATCTGACGGGAGCGACAAATTAACGCGAAtgaaaggggagaaagaaggctcGGTATCGAGAACAGACAAACATAATGAGAATGCGGAAGACGCGGAGAATAACGCGGAtcccgaaaaagaagataattGGAGGATAAATAATTTGGTGTCGAATATTGGCATGGTGTCGGTCCAAGGAACCTCTGATCCTCGGTATTTAGGATCAACCTCTGGCATTTCTTTTGCTCGGGTCGTGTTTGCTGCAGTGAAAAGCTCTGTCCCAGGAAATGCATCGGAGCGTGGTCCCATGCGCCCAAGTGAACGCCTACCCCATAGCGCTACTGGTACGGCTGGAAGTACGGGGCGTGATTCTTTCTTCGGTCTTCAAACGAGACCGATGATGAAATGCGCCGCCTTCCCAGAGCGGGAACTGGCCGAGAAGCTTTCCGGTCTGTATTTCGAACATGCCAATCCTCAGATACCCATCCTCCATCGCAATGATTTTATGGAACTACTTGATCGCACTTATGCAGTTGATGAAAAAAGCCGCTCTCCTCGCAGTCTTTACATGCTCAATATTGTGTTCGCTATTGGTGCTGGTATTATATTCGAGGATAAGCCAGGGGATGAGAAGGGAAGCGGACGCGAGCGTTCACCGTCCACATCGAAGAGGCCCCGGCTGTCAaatcatcaatatcaacccGAGGAGTATCATGCGTCTGCAATCATTCATCTAGAGTCCTTCGTTGGTGCTCCTTCTACAAACGATGGTTTTGGAGCGTTGGAGGAGCTACAGGCAGTGCTTCTCCTCGCCAATTTTGCCCTGCTACGGCCCGTTGCTCCTGGACTATGGTATATTGTTGGCGTTGCCATGCGGTTGGCTGTTGACCTCGGCCTACATTACGAAGATGGAACAGGCATTGATACATTGGCGGATGAGAGTCTTAACCATCCGCAACGGAGAGCCGAAGATACGGACAAGCCGCGTATTGATACCCGTGAGCGAGGGCGTCGGGAATGGGTCCGTGATCTTCGCCGACGTTTGTGGTGGTGCGTCTATAGTTTCGACCGTCTGGTTAGTTGCTGTGTTGGCCGCCCTTTTGGGATCAGCGACCAGGCTATTAGCACAGAGTTTCCGTCCTTGTTGGAGGATCAATACATCACTAAGTCAGGGATCGTGGTGCCTCCAGAAGGCGCTCCGAGCTATAAACACGCAGCACACCATTACTTTAAGCTAAGGGTGCTCCAGTCCGAGATTCAAGATGTTCTACAACATCAGCAATCGCGGTTTGCGAAGCATAAGGTGCCTTATGCGGCACGGAGATTTACACGATCCGATCTTATATCCCCTTTCCTACAGGGCTTTGACTCGTTCCGCTCCTGGCGCAAGGATATCCATCGGCGATTGATTGAATGGCAACAGACTGCTCCAACGAAGCGAGATACAGGCGTGCAATTCTCAGTGGAGTTTCTCGAATTGAACTATTGGCAAGCTGTTATCATGCTGTACCAACAAAGTCTCACTGTTCCCGCCGAGTTAGCAGATGAAGTTACACCCGCTGAAGATGTCTCTAGTCCTTCTTTCTCTAATGTAGATgaagccgacgatgaagacgatatcTATTATAAGGTGGCCGAGGCAGGACAAAAGGTTATTCGAATATACCGTCAAATGCACCGTGTGCGCTTGGTGAATTACACGTATCTCGCTACACACCACATCTTCATGGCGGGCATCTCGTTTCTATACGCAATCTGGCATTCGCCCGTGGTTAGAAGTCGCTTG ACACTAGACGAAGTGGACTTCACAGTACTTGCTGCCACGTCTGTCCTGGGAGATTTAGTGCACAAATGCCCGCCCGCAGAAGCGTGCCGCGATGCTTTTGAGCGGATGAGTAAAGCCACGGTGCAGATGTCTTTATCTACCACTGGATTTGGATCGCAAGTCGACTTGACTCGGTTCCAAGCAAATGCCATTATAACTCAGAACGCCAGCGCAATGTATGCTGGTCGAAATAGACAGAATGGTCGCTATACAATGGATCAACGACAGAGGCCTCCCCTCGGCCAATCTAGACGGCAAACCCAGACGCGGTCGACACGACCAATTCCGAGGTTTGATATGAATCTTGGTGATCTTTTCAACGATAATTCTGTCCCTGAGCGGCATGGCACAAGGCGATCAATGCAATCTTACTCAAGCCGACCGGAATTCTCTGACGTCTCCAGCTCTACTTTCGCCTCGGAGCGACCAAACCGACCTCAGCGAACACCATCTATGGAGTACTATGGGAACTACGAGAGCCCCGTATCTCCACAGACACAGCAACAGTACGTCTATGGTAACTCTCCACAGCATAGTGGGTCACCTAGCAGCGTTACTGCCAATCCTAGCCATCATCAGTTCCAACCAACAGACCAGGAGATATCATCAACCGGAATTAGCCTGGATTTCTTGGACTTCGATGTAGCCGGTACAGAGGGTCAAGTCCCTCTAGGGTCTGACGAGAACCCCGACTATGATTTACAGGCGGTACCCTCATTAGGGCACGGGGCTGGGCATAGTGTTGGAATCGACTTGGGTTTTGGCATGGCAGTCGACTTTCAACACGACTGGAGTGAGAATGCCAATTATGATCTTCTTGAAGGATACTTCTTTGGGGGTTCAGGAGCCGGTCCATCCGCAGATGGCTAA
- a CDS encoding major facilitator superfamily domain-containing protein has product MSIFPYVYHMVESFHVTDNDRKIALYAGMITSAFTFAEFSTGMFWGRMSDKVGRKPVLIMGLIGTAISMIVFGFAPNLPTAMIARALGGLLNGNIGVLQTTVAEIVTVKEHQPRAYSIMPFVWCLGSIIGPAMGGALAQPCENYPWLFQRGTILESFPFLLPNVVCVIVLLFGIMVGFLFLEETHPEKKHRRDLGLELGNWLIGKCRRSSVQLTEDTDIKVEPQEADYLDYDVPPPEYKSNESSPQLSPMKDLDNLSDDDDIEGQMKNEKCGTPKAFTKQVIFNIIAYGILAYHSVSFDQLMPVFLSTPKSDEDTVLPFKFTGGLGLPTKTIGFMLAVQGVYSMIAQLWLFPFVVRHFGTLRTFRFVLLVWPPLYLLVPYLILLPEALQTTAVYAALICKITFHVIAFPSTAILLANAAPSSKVLGSINGAAASTASLSRAFGPTITGLLHSKGLESGYSVLAWWACGIVCIIGAIQSFWMEESDSKTDSKQTEQHECNASETNLRGSYTAGKEDATAEEVRRLLSSARTSVDDSEMLSLDLAQTPAKHEHD; this is encoded by the exons ATGTCCATTTTTCCTTATGTCTATCACATGGTAGAATCATTCCACGTGACAGACAATGATCGCAAAATTGCTCTTTACGCAGGCATGATTACTTCTGCGTTTACATTCGCCGAGTTCTCTACGGGCATGTTCTGGGGGCGCATGAGCGACAAGGTTGGCAGAAAACCAGTCCTAATCATGGGATTGATCGGAACCGCTATCAGTATGATTGTGTTTGGCTTTGCTCCCAACCTACCCACTGCTATGATCGCCCGAGCTCTAGGAGGCCTGCTGAACGGAAACATCGGAGTGCTTCAGACGACCGTTGCGGAGATTGTCACGGTCAAGGAACACCAACCCCGGGCTTACTCGATCATGCCGTTTGTTTGGTGCTTAGGATCGATCATCGGACCCGCCATGGGCGGTGCGCTGGCGCAGCCGTGCGAAAACTATCCATGGTTATTTCAGCGCGGCACTATCCTCGAAAGTTTCCCGTTTCTGCTGCCCAACGTGGTCTGCGTTATTGTTCTACTGTTCGGCATTATGGTTGGCTTCCTGTTCTTGGAGGAGACCCATCCGGAGAAAAAGCACCGCCGGGACCTTGGTTTGGAGTTGGGCAACTGGCTCATCGGAAAATGCCGCAGATCTTCTGTGCAGCTGACTGAGGACACGGATATCAAGGTGGAACCCCAGGAAGCGGATTATCTCGACTACGATGTTCCCCCACCCGAGTACAAGAGCAATGAGTCCTCCCCACAGCTGTCACCGATGAAGGATTTGGATAACCTatccgatgatgacgacaTTGAAGGCCAgatgaagaatgagaagTGTGGAACCCCTAAGGCTTTTACTAAACAAGTGATTTTCAACATCATTGCCTACGGTATCCTTGCATA CCACAGCGTCTCGTTTGATCAGCTGATGCCCGTTTTCCTAAGCACCCCCAAGTCCGACGAAGATACCGTATTGCCGTTTAAATTTACTGGAGGCCTCGGTCTGCCCACGAAGACAATCGGCTTCATGCTCGCGGTGCAGGGTGTCTACTCTATGATTGCCCAGCTCTGGCTGTTTCCATTCGTTGTCCGCCACTTTGGCACTTTGCGTACTTTCCGCTTCGTGCTCCTTGTCTGGCCTCCTCTTTACCTGTTGGTTCCATACCTCATTCTCCTTCCCGAAGCGCTTCAGACAACCGCGGTGTATGCTGCCTTGATCTGCAAGATCACCTTCCATGTTATCGCTTTTCCGTCAACCGCTATTTTGCTCGCCAACGCTGCTCCGTCCTCTAAAGTACTTGGGTCCATTAATGGTGCAGCTGCCTCGACGGCAAGTCTGAGCCGTGCTTTCGGCCCAACTATAACCGGCCTACTTCACTCCAAGGGTCTCGAGAGTGGATACTCTGTGCTGGCCTGGTGGGCCTGTGGCATTGTGTGCATAATTGGAGCCATCCAGAGCTTCTGGATGGAGGAGAGCGACTCGAAAACCGATTCCAAGCAAACCGAGCAGCATGAATGCAATGCAAGCGAGACCAACCTGCGGGGCTCGTACACTGCGGGCAAGGAGGACGCCACCGCAGAAGAAGTGCGGAGATTATTGTCCTCTGCACGGACTAGTGTTGACGATTCTGAAATGCTCAGTCTCGATTTGGCACAAACTCCCGCCAAGCATGAGCACGATTGA